A portion of the Juglans microcarpa x Juglans regia isolate MS1-56 chromosome 1D, Jm3101_v1.0, whole genome shotgun sequence genome contains these proteins:
- the LOC121258253 gene encoding subtilisin-like protease SBT1.4, whose translation MAVSSVSSIFLFLCLAVIIPLTLSTSSDRPQTFIVHISQPHKPSLFASHHHWYESIVQSLPPSPHLTAKKILYSYDRAVNGFSVRLTPTQAAQLGHIPGVLSVMPDQARQLHTTRTPRFLGLADDFGIWPNSDYADDVVVGVLDTGIWPERPSFSDSGLSPVPAGWKGVCETGPEFPASACNRKIIGARAFYKGYESYLERPMDESTESKSPRDTEGHGTHTASTAAGSVVSNVSFCGIYAKGEARGMATKARIAAYKICWSFGCFDSDILAAMDQAIADGVHIISLSVGAGGYAPPYSKDSIAIGAFGAAQHGVLVSCSAGNSGPSPYTAVNIAPWILTVGASTIDREFPADVFLGDSRIFGGVSLYSGEPLVDFKLPLVYAGDIGSRYCYMGSLQPSKVNGKIVVCDRGGNARVEKGSAVKLAGGLGMILANTADSGEELIADSHLIPATMVGQIAGDEIKNYIKLSQFPTATIEFRGTVIGTSPPAPKVAAFSSRGPNHLTAEILKPDVIAPGVNILAGWTGSIGPTDLDIDPRRVEFNIISGTSMSCPHVSGIAALLRKAYPSWSPAAIKSALMTTAYNADNSGKNFKDLTTGNESTPFIHGAGHVDPNRALNPGLVYDMNVSDYVAFLCAIGYDAQSIAVFMREPAGSDICARKLPSPGDLNYPSFSVIFNSDQDSVRYKRVVTNVGSSVDAVYEVKVNAPADVRISVSPSKLVFSAGTQTQTYEISFASGVGLGYSHSAGYGSIEWSDGSHSVRSPVAVTWKSGITAAM comes from the coding sequence ATGGCCGTTTCCTCTGTCTCTTcaatcttcctcttcctctgtcTCGCTGTTATAATTCCTCTTACGCTCTCAACCTCGTCGGACCGTCCGCAAACCTTCATCGTCCACATCTCCCAACCACACAAGCCCTCCCTTTTCGCCTCCCACCACCACTGGTACGAATCCATCGTCcaatccctccctccctccccacACCTCACCGCCAAGAAGATCCTCTACTCCTACGACCGAGCCGTTAATGGCTTCTCCGTCCGCCTCACCCCAACCCAAGCCGCTCAACTCGGCCATATCCCCGGCGTTCTCTCCGTCATGCCCGATCAGGCGCGTCAGCTCCACACGACTCGCACCCCGCGTTTCCTGGGCCTAGCTGATGATTTTGGTATCTGGCCCAACTCCGATTATGCAGACGACGTTGTAGTCGGAGTACTTGATACCGGAATCTGGCCGGAACGCCCGAGTTTCTCAGACTCGGGCCTGTCCCCTGTCCCGGCCGGCTGGAAAGGCGTATGCGAGACAGGGCCCGAGTTCCCTGCTTCTGCTTGTAACAGAAAGATTATCGGTGCGAGAGCTTTCTACAAAGGATACGAATCGTATTTGGAGAGACCCATGGACGAGTCGACGGAATCGAAATCGCCGAGAGATACCGAAGGCCATGGTACTCACACAGCATCAACAGCTGCGGGATCTGTTGTCTCCAATGTTAGCTTCTGCGGAATATATGCTAAGGGTGAAGCCAGAGGCATGGCAACCAAAGCCCGAATCGCCGCGTACAAGATTTGCTGGAGTTTTGGCTGTTTCGATTCCGATATACTCGCCGCCATGGACCAAGCCATTGCCGATGGGGTCCATATAATCTCTCTTTCCGTGGGAGCCGGCGGCTACGCTCCTCCTTACTCTAAAGACTCCATAGCAATCGGAGCCTTCGGCGCAGCCCAGCACGGAGTTCTCGTTTCATGCTCTGCGGGAAATTCTGGCCCTAGCCCATATACGGCTGTGAATATTGCTCCCTGGATTTTAACCGTAGGTGCTTCCACCATTGACAGAGAGTTTCCGGCTGATGTGTTTCTCGGAGATAGCAGGATTTTTGGCGGCGTCTCGCTCTATTCGGGCGAGCCTCTTGTTGATTTCAAGCTTCCGTTGGTCTATGCCGGAGACATTGGAAGTAGGTATTGCTATATGGGGAGCCTTCAACCTTCCAAAGTCAACGGGAAAATCGTTGTCTGCGATCGTGGAGGGAATGCGAGAGTTGAGAAAGGAAGCGCGGTGAAGCTCGCTGGTGGCCTCGGAATGATTCTTGCAAATACAGCCGACAGCGGCGAAGAGCTCATCGCTGATTCGCATCTTATACCGGCGACTATGGTGGGTCAGATTGCCGGTGATGAGATAAAGAATTACATCAAATTGAGCCAATTCCCAACAGCCACAATTGAGTTCCGTGGGACTGTAATAGGCACTTCACCACCGGCTCCGAAGGTTGCAGCCTTTTCGAGCCGCGGTCCGAATCATCTAACAGCGGAGATTCTCAAGCCGGATGTTATAGCTCCTGGTGTTAACATTTTGGCTGGCTGGACTGGTTCCATTGGCCCAACCGACTTGGACATTGATCCTAGGCGTGTGGAATTCAATATAATTTCTGGCACTTCTATGTCTTGCCCTCATGTCAGTGGCATAGCGGCCTTGCTTCGAAAAGCTTACCCCAGTTGGTCACCTGCTGCTATTAAATCAGCCCTGATGACCACAGCTTACAATGCAGACAATTCCGGGAAAAATTTCAAAGATCTTACTACAGGTAATGAATCGACGCCCTTCATTCACGGGGCCGGACATGTTGATCCGAATAGAGCTCTTAATCCTGGGTTGGTCTACGATATGAATGTCAGCGACTATGTTGCATTCCTTTGTGCCATTGGATATGATGCTCAAAGCATTGCGGTTTTCATGAGAGAGCCTGCCGGTTCAGATATATGCGCAAGAAAATTGCCCAGTCCGGGCGATTTGAATTATCCCTCATTCTCGGTGATTTTCAATTCCGACCAAGATTCGGTTAGGTATAAGAGAGTTGTGACAAACGTTGGAAGTTCGGTCGATGCAGTTTATGAGGTGAAAGTAAATGCTCCTGCAGATGTTAGGATCAGTGTTTCGCCAAGCAAGCTTGTGTTCAGCGCGGGAACTCAGACCCAAACATACGAGATTTCCTTCGCCAGTGGTGTTGGCCTTGGGTACAGTCATTCTGCAGGATATGGGTCAATTGAGTGGAGTGATGGGAGTCACAGTGTGAGGAGCCCGGTTGCTGTCACCTGGAAGAGTGGGATCACAGCTGCCATGTGA
- the LOC121261653 gene encoding uncharacterized protein LOC121261653: MALDHETHHPYPPAQTHLTPAVRYSARRQIPLRRRRKLPIVRLGSDGKKPRRVLTLVKMFRGIRLRWLKLQYIRMMRKFKEYYRNLVKDLMEAGATLETFHQRVIMEASLAVPVMGVSFNSYPSVPGSHRPRTLMM; encoded by the coding sequence ATGGCTCTGGATCATGAAACCCACCATCCATATCCGCCGGCCCAAACCCACCTGACTCCGGCTGTCCGGTACTCAGCACGCCGCCAGATCCCCCTCCGCCGTAGGCGTAAACTACCGATAGTACGCCTCGGATCAGATGGGAAGAAACCTCGGAGAGTGCTTACCCTTGTGAAAATGTTCAGGGGGATTCGACTACGGTGGTTAAAGTTGCAGTACATACGCATGATGAGGAAGTTCAAGGAGTATTATCGGAATTTGGTTAAAGATCTTATGGAAGCAGGAGCAACGCTGGAGACTTTCCACCAAAGGGTTATCATGGAGGCCTCTCTCGCTGTTCCGGTCATGGGAGTTTCTTTCAACAGCTACCCTTCAGTGCCAGGATCACACCGGCCTCGAACCCTCATGATGTAA
- the LOC121257966 gene encoding LOW QUALITY PROTEIN: linoleate 13S-lipoxygenase 3-1, chloroplastic-like (The sequence of the model RefSeq protein was modified relative to this genomic sequence to represent the inferred CDS: inserted 1 base in 1 codon): MAMAKEIMGGSLIQRSSFVSSSKVFLNPSFQKKKQNQLLVNPLVVPLEKTRFVRLRKVVRGPVAAISEDLVKRLPVAVPADKADKAEKFKVRAVVTVRNKNKEDLKDKIVKHLDAITDKIGMNVVLQLVSTEIDPKTKAPKKSNEAILKDWSKKSNVKAERVNYTAEFMLNSSFGVPGAILVTNNHQKEFFLETITVEGFAGDPVHFFCNSWVQSRKDHPGKRIFFSNQPYLPSETPAGLRSLRDKELRDTRGDGKGVRKLSDRIYDFDVYNDLGNPDRGIEFARPTLGGEKIPYPRRCRTGRLPSDTDMHTESRVEKPLPMYVPRDEQFEESKQDTFSAGRLKAVLHNLIPSLKASISSHNHEFKGFSEIDNLYSEGVLLKLGLQDELLKKLPLPKVVSHIQESNRGIIKYETPKIISKDKFAWLRDDEFARQAIAGXNPVSIERLKVFPPVSKLDPEIYGPLESALKEEHILGYLNGMTVQQALEGNKLFVLDYHDAYLPFLDQINALDGRKAYATRTVYFLTPLGTLKPIAIELSHPPSGPSSRSKRVITPPVDATSNWTWQLAKAHVCSNDAGVHQLVNHWLRTHASLEPFILAAHRQMSAMHPIFKLLDPHMRYTLEINGLARQSLINADGVIESCFTPGRYSMEISAAAYKSFWRFDMENLPADLIRRGMAVPDPTQPHGLKLLIEDYPYATDGLLIWSATENWVRTYVNYYYPESSLICNDNELQAWYSESVNVGHGDLRHKSWWPTLANADDLVSILTTLIWLASAQHAALNFGQYPYGGYVPNRPPLMRRLIPEENDPEYASFLADPQKYFLSALPGVLQTTKFMAVVDTLSTHSPDEEYLGERQQPSTWTGDTEVVEAFYQFSAEIQRIEKEIEKRNHDTSLRNRCGAGVLPYELLAPSSGPGVTCRGVPNSVSI; encoded by the exons ATGGCAATGGCTAAAGAAATCATGGGTGGTTCTTTGATTCAGAGGTCTTCTTTTGTTTCTTCGTCAAAAGTGTTTCTGAATCCTAGTtttcagaagaagaagcagaacCAGTTATTGGTTAATCCATTAGTGGTGCCTTTGGAGAAAACGAGGTTTGTCCGTTTGAGGAAGGTTGTGAGGGGTCCTGTGGCGGCTATCAGTGAGGATTTGGTGAAGCGTTTGCCTGTGGCTGTGCCTGCAGACAAGGCAGACAAGGCAGAGAAGTTCAAGGTGAGAGCAGTGGTGACCGTGAGGAATAAGAACAAGGAAGACTTGAAGGACAAGATTGTGAAGCATTTGGATGCCATAACCGACAAGATCGGGATGAATGTTGTTCTCCAACTTGTCAGCACTGAAATAGACCCAA AAACCAAGGCTCCAAAGAAAAGCAATGAAGCCATCCTAAAGGACTGGTCAAAGAAATCAAATGTCAAAGCTGAGAGAGTAAATTACACAGCTGAATTTATGCTAAACTCTAGTTTTGGCGTGCCTGGAGCGATCTTAGTGACCAACAACCACCAAAAAGAGTTCTTCTTGGAGACAATCACCGTTGAAGGATTTGCTGGCGATCCGGTCCACTTCTTCTGCAATTCATGGGTCCAATCCAGGAAAGATCATCCTGGAAAGAGGATATTCTTCTCCAATCAA CCATACCTGCCGAGCGAAACGCCTGCCGGACTTAGATCGTTAAGGGACAAAGAACTCAGGGATACAAGGGGTGATGGCAAAGGAGTCAGAAAATTATCTGACAGGATCTACGACTTCGACGTGTACAATGATTTGGGAAATCCAGACAGAGGAATTGAGTTTGCACGACCAACACTTGGGGGTGAAAAAATTCCATATCCTAGAAGGTGTCGGACCGGCCGCCTTCCTAGTGACACTG ATATGCATACAGAAAGCAGGGTTGAGAAGCCATTACCAATGTATGTGCCCAGAGATGAACAGTTTGAGGAGTCAAAGCAAGACACTTTTTCTGCTGGGAGGCTTAAAGCAGTGCTTCACAACTTAATACCATCCTTGAAAGCTAGCATTTCGTCTCATAACCACGAGTTCAAAGGATTTTCGGAAATTGACAACCTCTATAGTGAAGGTGTCCTCCTTAAACTAGGGTTGCAAGATGAACTCCTAAAGAAGCTCCCATTGCCAAAGGTGGTCAGCCATATCCAAGAATCAAACAGGGGAATTATTAAATACGAGACGCCCAAGATAATTTCCA AGGACAAGTTCGCATGGTTGAGGGACGATGAATTTGCTCGTCAAGCAATTGCGG TTAATCCAGTCAGCATCGAGAGGCTTAAGGTGTTCCCTCCTGTGAGCAAGCTTGATCCTGAAATCTATGGTCCCCTGGAATCTGCACTCAAAGAAGAACATATTCTGGGCTACCTTAATGGCATGACCGTACAACAG GCGTTGGAGGGAAATAAGCTGTTTGTATTGGATTACCATGATGCTTACCTTCCATTTCTCGATCAGATAAATGCATTAGACGGACGAAAAGCTTATGCAACTCGTACCGTATATTTTTTGACCCCTCTTGGCACTCTCAAGCCCATTGCCATTGAACTTAGCCATCCACCATCGGGACCAAGTTCTCGATCAAAGCGTGTAATTACACCTCCAGTCGATGCTACCTCCAATTGGACGTGGCAGCTTGCCAAGGCTCACGTGTGCTCCAACGATGCGGGTGTGCACCAACTCGTTAACCACTG GTTACGTACCCACGCGTCCCTGGAACCCTTTATATTGGCTGCACATCGGCAAATGAGTGCTATGCACCCCATATTCAAGCTCTTAGACCCGCACATGCGATATACATTGGAGATAAATGGCTTAGCTCGCCAAAGTCTAATCAATGCGGATGGTGTTATTGAGTCTTGCTTCACTCCTGGTCGTTATTCCATGGAGATTAGTGCTGCAGCATATAAAAGCTTTTGGCGCTTTGACATGGAAAACCTTCCTGCCGATCTCATCCGCAG GGGTATGGCAGTGCCGGATCCGACGCAGCCGCATGGTCTAAAGCTCCTAATTGAAGATTATCCATATGCCACTGATGGGCTCCTTATCTGGTCTGCAACTGAGAACTGGGTCCGTACCTATGTGAACTACTACTATCCAGAATCAAGCCTAATTTGCAATGACAATGAGCTCCAAGCTTGGTACTCCGAGTCTGTCAATGTGGGCCATGGCGATCTTCGCCACAAAAGCTGGTGGCCCACATTGGCCAACGCTGATGATCTGGTCTCAATCCTCACAACCCTTATCTGGCTAGCATCAGCACAACATGCTGCACTTAATTTTGGGCAGTACCCATATGGTGGATATGTACCAAACCGTCCACCCTTGATGCGAAGATTAATACCTGAAGAAAATGACCCCGAGTATGCTAGTTTCCTAGCTGACCCACAAAAATATTTCCTCTCTGCATTGCCTGGTGTGCTACAAACAACAAAGTTCATGGCGGTTGTTGATACACTCTCAACCCACTCCCCCGACGAGGAATACCTAGGGGAGAGACAGCAGCCATCAACTTGGACCGGTGACACCGAAGTTGTCGAGGCATTTTACCAGTTCTCAGCGGAGATCCAGCGGATAGAAAAGGAGATTGAGAAGAGGAACCATGACACTAGCCTCAGGAATCGGTGTGGAGCCGGGGTGTTACCCTACGAGCTACTTGCACCTAGCTCGGGGCCTGGTGTAACATGTAGAGGAGTTCCAAATAGTGTGTCGATATGA